In Streptomyces capitiformicae, one genomic interval encodes:
- a CDS encoding amidohydrolase family protein: MDTMETSATEPTIAPDFPRIISVDDHTVEPPNVWQDRLPKKYRDTGPRIVRAPLKEMTFLGGRFKPVMGAPGDDGPIGDWWVYEDLHRPLTRLDTAVGYSRDEIKLEVITYEQMRPGSYDVPQRLADMDVNHVQSALCFPTFPRFCGQTFTEAADRELGLLGVRAYNDWMVEEWCGPAARGRLIPLTLIPLWDAELAAAEVRRNAARGVRAVAFSEIPPHLGLPSVHTDDWDPFLAACDETGTVVAMHIGSSSRMPSTSADAPPAVGSTITFANCCFSMVDWLMSGKFERFPNLKVMYAEGQIGWIPYILERADVVWEENRGWGGVADKVHRPPSELFADHVYGCFFDDAFGLKNLDAIGVGNVLYETDYPHSDSTWPKSREVGEAQMGHLEPDVVDRIVRRNAIELLGLTKDGLWAGA; the protein is encoded by the coding sequence ATGGACACCATGGAGACGAGCGCCACGGAACCCACGATCGCCCCCGACTTCCCGAGGATCATCTCCGTCGACGACCACACGGTGGAGCCGCCGAACGTCTGGCAGGACCGCCTCCCGAAGAAGTACCGGGACACCGGCCCCCGCATAGTCCGGGCGCCGCTGAAGGAGATGACCTTTCTCGGCGGCCGCTTCAAGCCAGTCATGGGCGCGCCCGGCGACGACGGACCGATCGGCGACTGGTGGGTCTACGAGGATCTGCACCGCCCACTGACCCGCCTCGACACCGCGGTCGGGTACAGCAGGGACGAGATCAAACTGGAGGTCATCACCTACGAGCAGATGCGCCCCGGCTCGTACGACGTCCCGCAGCGCCTCGCCGACATGGACGTCAACCATGTCCAGTCCGCCCTCTGCTTCCCCACCTTCCCGCGGTTCTGCGGCCAGACCTTCACCGAGGCCGCCGACCGCGAACTCGGGCTGCTGGGCGTCCGGGCGTACAACGACTGGATGGTGGAGGAGTGGTGCGGTCCGGCGGCGCGGGGCCGCCTCATCCCCCTCACCCTCATACCTCTCTGGGACGCGGAGTTGGCGGCGGCGGAGGTCCGCCGCAACGCCGCCCGCGGCGTCCGGGCGGTCGCCTTCTCCGAAATACCCCCGCACCTCGGCCTGCCCTCCGTCCACACCGACGACTGGGACCCCTTCCTCGCCGCCTGCGACGAGACCGGCACGGTCGTCGCCATGCACATCGGCTCCAGCAGCCGTATGCCCTCCACGTCGGCCGACGCCCCGCCCGCCGTCGGCTCCACCATCACCTTCGCCAACTGCTGCTTCTCGATGGTCGACTGGCTGATGAGCGGCAAGTTCGAACGCTTCCCCAACCTCAAGGTCATGTACGCCGAGGGGCAGATCGGCTGGATCCCGTACATCCTGGAGCGCGCGGATGTGGTGTGGGAGGAGAACCGGGGCTGGGGCGGGGTCGCCGACAAGGTGCACCGGCCGCCGTCCGAGTTGTTCGCCGACCACGTCTACGGCTGCTTCTTCGACGACGCGTTCGGCCTGAAGAACCTCGACGCGATAGGTGTCGGCAACGTGCTGTACGAGACCGACTACCCCCACTCCGACTCCACCTGGCCCAAGTCCCGCGAGGTCGGGGAGGCCCAGATGGGGCACCTGGAGCCGGACGTGGTCGACCGGATCGTACGGCGGAACGCGATCGAGCTGCTGGGGCTGACGAAGGACGGGCTCTGGGCGGGGGCTTGA